One Actinomycetota bacterium DNA window includes the following coding sequences:
- a CDS encoding DUF192 domain-containing protein translates to MELVAVFNSTKGVLLAERAMLADTPPSRRRGLLGTDRLEDGSGMVLVPCRQVHTFGMRYAIDVVFVDRSLRVLRVVEGMRPWRLGAPVPRAAAAIELPDGKAADTGTAPGDAIQLFGFPR, encoded by the coding sequence ATGGAACTGGTGGCGGTCTTCAACAGCACCAAGGGGGTGCTGTTGGCGGAGAGGGCCATGCTGGCGGACACCCCGCCCTCGCGGCGGCGCGGGCTCCTGGGCACCGACCGCCTGGAGGACGGGAGCGGGATGGTGCTCGTGCCCTGCCGTCAGGTGCACACTTTCGGCATGCGCTATGCCATCGACGTGGTCTTCGTGGACAGGTCCCTGAGGGTGCTGCGCGTGGTGGAGGGGATGAGGCCGTGGCGCCTCGGAGCCCCGGTGCCCCGGGCCGCGGCCGCCATCGAGCTTCCCGACGGCAAGGCGGCGGACACGGGTACGGCGCCGGGTGACGCGATACAGCTCTTTGGCTTCCCGCGATAG
- a CDS encoding molybdenum cofactor guanylyltransferase codes for MTCGGEGGARREEFAAAVLAGGRGKRLGMDKARLQFEGRPVLDHILSVLLEIFPEVLLVVQGGDSPLAASGGERVKVVADLIPGKGPLVGIYTALRHAPAPYVFVMACDMPYPSPPLIRRLLAAAPGREAVVPRRGEYIEPLFAVYARSILDRVRSRVEEGRLKIHELVRELDVRYLDEEEIAASDPHFRSFFNINTVEDLLRMEADHFGMPPGPAGA; via the coding sequence GTGACGTGCGGGGGTGAGGGCGGGGCGCGGCGGGAGGAGTTCGCGGCCGCGGTGCTGGCTGGGGGGCGGGGGAAGCGCCTGGGCATGGACAAGGCGCGGCTGCAGTTCGAGGGCCGACCGGTCCTGGATCACATCCTCTCCGTGCTGCTGGAGATCTTTCCGGAGGTACTGCTGGTGGTCCAGGGAGGTGACTCTCCCCTGGCGGCGTCGGGAGGCGAAAGGGTGAAGGTGGTCGCCGACCTCATCCCCGGCAAGGGCCCGCTGGTGGGCATCTACACCGCACTCCGGCACGCTCCCGCGCCCTACGTCTTCGTCATGGCCTGCGACATGCCCTACCCCAGCCCGCCGCTCATCAGGCGCCTGCTCGCGGCCGCCCCCGGGAGGGAGGCGGTGGTGCCGCGGCGCGGCGAGTATATCGAGCCGCTCTTTGCGGTGTACGCCCGCTCCATACTGGACAGGGTGCGCTCGCGCGTGGAAGAGGGGCGCCTGAAGATACACGAACTGGTGCGCGAGCTGGACGTGCGCTACCTGGACGAGGAAGAGATCGCCGCCAGCGACCCCCATTTCCGCTCCTTCTTCAACATCAACACCGTCGAGGACCTCCTGCGCATGGAGGCGGACCACTTCGGCATGCCCCCCGGTCCGGCCGGGGCTTGA
- a CDS encoding TMEM165/GDT1 family protein — MWWRALLASFGLIFVAELGDKTQLVILTLSAKCGFRQVFLGAAAAFALLNALAVSVGVVLYELVPENVIKYSVSAVFILFGLFMLLPEREKRREDEEGGECEEDRGEAEIGAKRGRGPLLTAFLMVCLMELGDKTQLSLLALTAKYSYPALVFAGGTLALWATSLIGALLGAGLSRLVPQAWMRRVSGVIFIAFGVANLFW, encoded by the coding sequence ATGTGGTGGAGAGCGCTTCTGGCCTCCTTCGGCCTCATCTTCGTCGCCGAGCTGGGTGATAAGACGCAGCTGGTAATCCTCACCCTCAGCGCCAAGTGCGGTTTCAGGCAGGTGTTCCTGGGAGCCGCGGCGGCCTTCGCGCTACTCAACGCGCTGGCGGTATCGGTGGGGGTGGTGCTCTACGAGCTGGTGCCTGAAAACGTCATCAAGTACTCCGTCTCGGCGGTCTTCATCCTCTTCGGCCTGTTCATGCTGCTGCCGGAGAGAGAGAAGCGACGTGAAGACGAGGAGGGCGGAGAATGCGAGGAGGACCGCGGGGAAGCGGAGATAGGTGCGAAGCGCGGCCGCGGCCCCCTGCTCACCGCCTTCCTGATGGTGTGCCTTATGGAGCTGGGGGACAAGACGCAGCTCTCTCTCCTCGCCCTCACCGCCAAGTACTCCTACCCGGCCCTGGTCTTCGCGGGGGGCACGCTTGCCTTGTGGGCAACCTCGCTCATCGGGGCGCTGCTGGGGGCGGGGCTGAGCAGGCTGGTCCCCCAGGCATGGATGCGGCGCGTCTCCGGCGTCATCTTCATCGCCTTCGGCGTGGCCAACCTCTTCTGGTGA
- a CDS encoding alpha/beta hydrolase, with amino-acid sequence MALKGLDGLARRFLYYPDRLPADLPPPRWAVGAEEVWLQCEDGVRIHGLWWPEPAGAPTILFLHGNAQEVYSWSLVREELAPLQCRMLLIDYHGYGKSGGEPHEAGLYLDGRAALRWLGERGIGEEETIVFGKSLGGGVACEIAQGRGFRALVLESTFTSLTSVAKKLFPFLPGNVPLGETYDSISKLRRVRCPVLVIHGDRDELIPLEEGLSLYEAAPEPKELYLVRGAGHNDVSLVAGPEYARRIASFFMGSAPDMGHCR; translated from the coding sequence ATGGCATTGAAGGGTCTGGATGGGCTGGCGCGCAGGTTCCTCTACTACCCCGACCGCCTCCCCGCGGACCTGCCTCCTCCCCGGTGGGCCGTCGGCGCCGAGGAGGTCTGGCTGCAGTGCGAGGACGGGGTGCGCATCCACGGCCTGTGGTGGCCCGAGCCCGCGGGCGCCCCGACCATCCTCTTCCTCCACGGAAACGCCCAGGAGGTATACAGCTGGTCGCTGGTGAGGGAAGAGCTCGCGCCCCTGCAATGCCGCATGCTGCTCATCGACTACCACGGCTACGGCAAGAGCGGCGGCGAGCCCCACGAGGCGGGGCTTTACCTGGACGGCAGGGCCGCCCTGCGCTGGCTGGGTGAGCGGGGCATCGGGGAGGAGGAGACCATCGTCTTCGGCAAATCCCTGGGCGGCGGGGTGGCCTGCGAGATAGCCCAGGGGCGCGGATTTCGGGCCCTGGTGCTGGAGTCCACCTTCACCTCCCTCACGAGCGTGGCCAAAAAGCTCTTTCCCTTTCTTCCCGGAAACGTCCCCCTGGGCGAGACCTATGACTCCATCTCCAAACTGAGGCGCGTGCGCTGCCCGGTGCTGGTCATACACGGCGACCGCGACGAGCTCATCCCGCTGGAGGAGGGCCTGTCGCTCTATGAGGCCGCGCCCGAGCCCAAGGAGCTCTATCTGGTGCGAGGAGCCGGACATAACGACGTCTCCCTGGTGGCGGGACCGGAATACGCCCGCCGCATCGCCTCTTTTTTCATGGGGTCAGCCCCGGACATGGGACATTGTCGTTGA
- the ychF gene encoding redox-regulated ATPase YchF has protein sequence MALQVGIIGLPNSGKSTIFNALTRAGAQVAGYPFSTVDPNYGVAAVPDARLQRVAGAAGCAKVVPADLRVVDIAGLVEGAHRGEGLGNQFLAHIREVDAVAHAVRCFSSPDVAHVRAEIDPVKDIQVVNTELILADLAAVARRRERIGKAAASGDREKARELEVLRKVEEGLDEGIPVRAMGLAAEERRELDGLYLLTAKPVIYVANLGEEQLPDGGPLLEAVRELAVEEGAQWVGFCARLEAELEELEPGELEEFLAAYGIERLGLEEFAARCYELLGLITFFTTESGECRAWPLRDGGTAAEAAGKIHTDMERGFIRAEVVGWEEFLSYGSFHAAREAGAVRIEGRDYVVRDGDVMLFRFS, from the coding sequence ATGGCCCTGCAGGTGGGGATCATCGGGCTTCCCAACTCCGGAAAATCGACCATCTTCAACGCCCTCACGCGGGCCGGGGCACAGGTGGCCGGTTACCCCTTCTCCACCGTGGACCCCAACTACGGGGTGGCCGCGGTCCCCGATGCCCGCCTGCAGAGGGTGGCGGGGGCGGCGGGGTGCGCGAAGGTGGTGCCGGCGGACCTCCGGGTGGTGGACATCGCCGGCCTGGTGGAGGGGGCGCACCGCGGCGAGGGGCTGGGGAACCAGTTCCTGGCGCACATCCGCGAGGTGGACGCCGTGGCCCACGCCGTACGCTGCTTCTCCTCCCCGGACGTGGCCCACGTGCGCGCGGAGATAGACCCGGTTAAGGACATCCAGGTGGTGAACACCGAGCTTATCCTGGCCGACCTGGCGGCGGTCGCCAGGCGCAGGGAGAGGATAGGCAAGGCGGCAGCGAGCGGGGACCGGGAAAAAGCCCGGGAACTGGAGGTGCTGCGCAAGGTGGAGGAGGGGCTGGACGAGGGGATCCCGGTGCGGGCCATGGGGCTGGCGGCGGAGGAGAGAAGGGAGCTGGACGGCCTTTACCTCCTGACCGCCAAGCCGGTGATCTACGTGGCCAACCTCGGCGAGGAGCAGCTCCCCGACGGAGGTCCCCTGCTGGAGGCGGTGCGCGAGCTGGCCGTGGAGGAGGGGGCGCAGTGGGTGGGCTTCTGTGCCCGGCTGGAGGCGGAGCTCGAGGAGCTGGAGCCGGGAGAGCTGGAGGAGTTCCTGGCCGCATACGGCATCGAGCGGCTGGGCCTGGAGGAGTTCGCCGCGCGCTGCTACGAACTCCTGGGCCTCATCACCTTCTTCACCACCGAGTCGGGGGAGTGCAGGGCTTGGCCGCTGCGGGACGGGGGCACCGCGGCGGAGGCGGCGGGAAAGATCCATACCGACATGGAGAGGGGCTTCATCCGCGCCGAGGTCGTCGGGTGGGAGGAATTCCTGTCCTACGGCTCTTTCCACGCGGCGAGAGAGGCCGGCGCGGTGAGGATCGAGGGACGGGACTACGTGGTGCGGGACGGGGACGTCATGCTCTTCAGGTTCTCCTGA
- the fdhD gene encoding formate dehydrogenase accessory sulfurtransferase FdhD, with protein sequence MSTVFRDIERYRRGGESERMSDRVVVELPLEIRVNGMPLVALMRMPGMDKELAVGFCLTEKVIRSVSQIRLLRHCGSMERELGEGREVEDTALDRGNVVELEVEEPGERERFSATYLVRTGCGGADISAIEDYHEGEVTSGLQVEESVIYGLGEELTRRQEVFRGTGGTHGAGIFTAVGEAVVVAEDVGRHNALDKAVGWCALRGAALEDKVLVLSGRVSYEMALKAVRAGIPVLVSMAAPTSLGLRVAEAAGLTVAGFSDGRRFNAYTHPWRIAR encoded by the coding sequence ATGTCCACGGTGTTCAGAGATATAGAAAGGTACAGGCGCGGCGGGGAGAGCGAGCGCATGTCCGACCGCGTGGTGGTGGAGCTCCCCCTGGAGATAAGGGTCAACGGCATGCCGCTGGTGGCGCTGATGCGCATGCCCGGCATGGACAAGGAGCTGGCGGTGGGGTTCTGCCTCACCGAGAAGGTCATCCGCAGCGTGTCTCAGATCAGGCTGCTCAGGCACTGCGGGAGCATGGAACGGGAACTCGGCGAGGGGCGCGAGGTCGAGGACACCGCCCTGGACCGCGGCAACGTGGTGGAGCTGGAGGTGGAGGAGCCGGGAGAGAGGGAGCGGTTCTCCGCCACCTATCTGGTGCGCACCGGATGCGGCGGGGCGGACATCTCGGCCATAGAGGACTACCACGAGGGCGAGGTGACCTCCGGGCTGCAGGTCGAGGAGTCCGTTATCTACGGCCTGGGCGAGGAGCTCACGCGGCGGCAGGAGGTCTTCCGCGGCACGGGGGGGACCCACGGGGCCGGGATCTTCACCGCCGTCGGAGAGGCGGTGGTGGTGGCGGAGGACGTGGGAAGGCACAACGCCCTGGATAAGGCGGTCGGCTGGTGCGCCCTGCGCGGCGCGGCCCTCGAGGACAAGGTCCTGGTGCTCTCCGGGCGCGTCAGCTACGAGATGGCCCTCAAGGCGGTGAGGGCGGGGATACCGGTGCTTGTCTCCATGGCTGCCCCTACCTCCCTGGGCTTGAGGGTGGCGGAGGCGGCGGGCCTCACCGTGGCGGGCTTCTCCGACGGCAGGAGGTTCAATGCCTACACTCATCCCTGGAGGATCGCGCGGTGA
- the meaB gene encoding methylmalonyl Co-A mutase-associated GTPase MeaB: MDDLYSRLLAGDRRAVARLITLVENGDPAASEPIQRLHEHTGKAHIVGITGAPGAGKSTLVNSLTKVLRARGKSVGIVAIDPTSPFSGGAILGDRVRMQDLATDPGVFIRSMGTRGALGGISVATNDAVNILDAFGKDVVIVETVGAGQVEVDIVRLAHTSVVVTMPGGGDEIQAIKAGIMEIGDVFVVNKADREDAGRTYTEILMMLEMSERPDGRTPPVIRTVATTGQGMEELADAIQDHYEYLKREGLLEKKARERILAELLEIINRRVARTVMRALEEDPEMRELVSKLVETREIDPHAGAVMVIRHLLKKG; this comes from the coding sequence ATGGACGATCTGTATTCGCGTCTTCTGGCGGGCGACCGGAGGGCGGTGGCGCGCCTCATCACCCTGGTTGAGAACGGCGACCCGGCGGCCAGCGAGCCCATCCAGCGCCTGCACGAGCATACCGGTAAGGCCCATATCGTGGGTATCACCGGGGCGCCGGGGGCGGGAAAGAGCACGCTTGTAAACTCCCTCACCAAGGTGCTCAGGGCACGGGGGAAGAGCGTGGGCATCGTGGCCATCGATCCCACCAGCCCCTTCAGCGGCGGCGCCATCCTGGGCGACCGCGTGCGCATGCAGGACCTGGCCACCGACCCCGGGGTGTTCATCCGCTCCATGGGCACCCGGGGCGCGCTGGGCGGCATCTCCGTGGCCACCAACGACGCCGTGAACATCCTGGACGCCTTTGGAAAGGACGTGGTCATCGTGGAGACGGTGGGCGCGGGACAGGTGGAGGTGGATATCGTCAGGCTGGCCCACACCTCCGTGGTGGTGACCATGCCAGGCGGCGGCGACGAGATCCAGGCCATCAAGGCGGGGATCATGGAGATCGGGGACGTCTTCGTGGTCAACAAGGCCGACCGCGAGGACGCGGGCCGCACCTACACCGAGATCCTCATGATGCTGGAGATGTCCGAACGCCCCGACGGCCGCACGCCCCCGGTGATCCGCACCGTGGCCACCACCGGCCAGGGGATGGAGGAGCTAGCCGACGCCATCCAGGACCACTACGAATATCTGAAACGCGAAGGCCTGCTGGAAAAAAAGGCCAGGGAAAGGATCCTCGCCGAGCTGCTGGAGATCATCAACCGCCGGGTGGCGAGGACGGTGATGCGCGCCCTGGAGGAAGATCCCGAGATGAGGGAGCTGGTGAGCAAGCTGGTGGAGACGCGGGAGATCGACCCCCACGCCGGCGCCGTCATGGTCATCAGACACCTGCTGAAAAAGGGTTGA